The sequence below is a genomic window from Halodesulfurarchaeum sp. HSR-GB.
ATGTCCACTTCGATTCCGAGTCTGTATCTGATATACGAGAGAAATTGCTCGACAGGGTTAGCACGCTTCCCGATTCGTCCATCTCTCGATATTCAGAGTGAGCTTGGACGAGGGCCACCGCGTGGCGATGGTCGGCGACGGAATCAACGATGCCCCCGCACTCACGCAGGCGGATATCGGGATCGCCATCGGCGCGGGAACAGATATCGCCATCGAGTCAGCGGATATCGTCCTGATTGGCAACCGGCTCGGCGGCGTGGTGGACGCCTACGAGATCGGAACGGAGAGCTACCGGAAGACCCGCCAGAATCTCGCGACAGCCTTCGCGTTTAACGGCGTCGGCGTCGCCGCCGCAACGATCGGACTCGTTCACCCAGTGTTCGCAATGCTCGCGATGTTGCTGTCCGTCTCGGCCGTCCTCGCCAACAGCTTCGCTGGCCAGTTTCGCTCAATAGAGAGCGTTAGCACCGAGTTCGCCATCGACGAACGCACGGACGTCGAAGTTCGAGACGGCCGAATAAATCAGTCTTCTACCCGCGACGCAACAGTCGTCGAGCCATCGATTTCGGCAAGTGCTTCGGTCGCAACGTCACCCAGCTCGCCGGCCTCGATATGGGAGTACCGTTCGCGGACCATTTCCTCCGAGTTGTCAAGATACCGGGCAGCGACCGTGTACCCGAACGCGCGGACAAGGACTTCACCCATCCCGCGTCGACCGCCGTGGGGTGCGAGATAGTCGTGCTTCGGATGGTCGATATCGATCTCCGCAGCTTCTGAAAGTCGCTGGAGAATCGACCGTGCTCCATCCGTCGTGATCGACGGCGGCCGAACGTCCTCGTCGAGCGCCAGCAAGAGGTCACGCGCGCATTCTTCACGTCGCTCGTCGATCGCATCCGGGCGTTCCCCTCGGTCAGCCAGCTTATCCTGCACGAGTGTTGCAAGCGTCCGTTGGTCGAACGTCGGGAACACCGGCCAGCGTTCCGTCGGTGGATCCATCAGCTTTCGATAGCTCCGAAGTGGAGCGATCACCGGATCAGGGAGGCTCGCTGCGTCCCACTGCTGTTTCTTCCGGTAGACATCCATACTCCCGTCGTCGATCGAGAGGTCCTCCCACCTGACCCCGCGCCGGCGCGGGTCGTTCGGGTCCCGAAGGAGTTCGCCAACCCGGACAGCTGTGTACGCAAGGACGAACACAAAGGCGCGGTCACGGGCCGTCTTCAGCGCCGTGTAGCGCGCTCGCTGTCTGTCGAGGGGGTCGGTATCTTCGGGGATTGTCGTGTACGTCTCGATGGCGTCACGGGCTCGCTCGTCGACGTGCCGGGTGAGGGCGTGCCGCTGCTCGGATGTCCAGGCCTGCTGGTCGCCGGGCTTGCGGCCGTCGTCTTCGGGAAGTGGAGCCATCGCACTCGCCCGCTGAGCGTAGTGCGCCTCGAGGTAGCCCTCGTTGACGCACCAGCCACACCACGCAGAGATATAGCGGTAATAGGTTTGTACCGTGTTCTGCTTGAGTCCCCGATCTCCGCTGAGATGCCGGGCGTACTCCCGGAAGACGCGTTCGTCGAGGTCCTCGAATGTCGGCTCTCGGTCGACGTCATTGGCGTCATTGGGGACGATCCCTGTCCAGTCGTCATCACCGCGGTCGCCGGCAGCCCACTTGGCAAACCGCTCGAGTTCGCGCGCAGCGTTCCGTCGGTAGTTCCCGCCGTCGCTACCGCGGCCTTTCCCCTTGTCCTGGAGGTAGCGCTCGAAGCTGTCGGCGAGCGGCGTAGAGAGTGCCCGGTCAGGCATCCACCGGCCCTCCACCGTCCTGTGGGCCCGATCTCGGTGGCTCTACCCCGGGGGAAGCGTCATCGTGAGGCGGTTGCAGCATTCGTGCTTCACCGACGGCGTCGGGGTACTTCAAAGTGGCCGTGATTATCGAGGTAATCACGACCAGCTGGAAAATTTGTTTTATCCACCAAATTCCACTATTTCAAGCGTTCTATTGCCGATTTGCTACTAATTATCTCGTCATAAAGTGTATATCGCTATATGGAATCTAACTCTATGGAAGTTGAGACTACAGCGGGTTTAGCAGGGCTCTGATGCGTGAATTTGACTGATTCGGTCAGCGGGTACTGCCCCAGATGGCCCTCAAAGCGGCTATTCTTGTCATCCACCCAACAATATGGACAAATTTTCGAGACTTCCAGCAGCGTAGCCACTCAGACGGCACGCTAACCCGAACAGAGTTCCTCACTACCCGATTCCAGTTTCCTTCTTCAGCAGCGTCAGCGTGTTGTCCGCTGTAATCACCGGTGAGTGCTCATACTCGCCAGTCAACTCGGCTTGGACGAGTAGATCGACAGCCCGCCAGATTGAGTAGAGGAGACAGGCGAATGCGAAGTAAAAGAACCGGAGCCCGAAATCTTTCGAGGTCGTCGCAGCCATGAACCGCTTAATCGATTTGTACCCGCTCTCGATCTCCCAGCGGTGGCCGTATTCCGTGAGGTGTCCGCTCCCTCGATTCGTCATGAACACCGAGTACTGCCGGTGATCCTCGTGCTCAGTGTTCTCTTTCCGGCGGTAGATCAGCGTCGTCTCGTGCCATTCGTTCTTCCCGAGGTGGAGCTTCCGGTCGGTCTCGTATCGATCCCGATCTCGTTGGAGCAACCGCTTGGCCTGGGCTTTCTCGCTGGTCTGCATCCGCTTGGGAACGACGTACGACAGGCCACGCTGGCTGAGCATCTCCAGGACGTGCTGACTGTCGAACTCTCGGTCCATCAGCACGTTATCAACGTGTACCATCTCCTCAGCAGAATCCAAGAGATCCTTGACGATTTCCAAGCGGGACTCACCCTTCCGAACTGGCCGTGCGTCTATCACAATCGGCACTGCATTCCCAACTAACTGGACGGTGGCCCACTGGTAGGCGTACTCGTCAGTTTTCTCCTTCGTGCCGATGATTTCGTCTTCGTGGCCCGTTCTATCACCAGTGAAGGGGTCTGCTTCGGTGATATCGATGGCGATGATTCCGGCTCGGAAGAACTCCTCTGTCTCCACGACTTCGCTCAGGAGCCTGTTGACGGCCTGTCGGTACATCTCGCGAATCTCCACGATGGAGAGGTCACGAATGTGTTCTCGATGGGAGTGACCTAACGGCGTTCGCTCACGAGTCGACTCGTAGGTGAAACTACGAGCGCCCTCGTTAGCAGCCAGCCGCTCGCGAAGTCCGAGATACGTCTGTAAGTCCCAGTACGCGTTCTCGTGAATCTCACAGCCCTCACCTCGATCCAGTGAGAACGCCGGGAAGACGACGTGACTGACGTGCTCCGTAACGGTTGCCGCTTCGTCAAGGACAGCTTGCTCGTCCAGATCTGATTCGTCCTCTTCGTCACCGTGAGATGGGAGGTGCCGTTCTGGTTCGCGCGGAACGGCGACATCTGCGTTCTGGGCTTTAACAAGTATGGTCCGCGCAGCTGTCTCGACTGTACCACGAAGCTCGGCAGTGAACCGTTCGTGCCAACTGCGCCATAGCGTCGACTGGTTCGGTAGACTCTCCAAGCCTAACTGCTCGCGGAGTGCCGGGCGACACTCGAGATACTCGATCAGCGCTGTTTCGTGCTCCCACCCGTGGAGTTCCTTCAGCAAGAACACACGAAAGAGCGTGTCCATCTCGTAGCGAGTTGGCCCCGCGTAGCGGTCGTGAGCGTGGAATTCGAAATACGCCAGCGGAAGTGCACAGA
It includes:
- a CDS encoding phage integrase SAM-like domain-containing protein; the encoded protein is MPDRALSTPLADSFERYLQDKGKGRGSDGGNYRRNAARELERFAKWAAGDRGDDDWTGIVPNDANDVDREPTFEDLDERVFREYARHLSGDRGLKQNTVQTYYRYISAWCGWCVNEGYLEAHYAQRASAMAPLPEDDGRKPGDQQAWTSEQRHALTRHVDERARDAIETYTTIPEDTDPLDRQRARYTALKTARDRAFVFVLAYTAVRVGELLRDPNDPRRRGVRWEDLSIDDGSMDVYRKKQQWDAASLPDPVIAPLRSYRKLMDPPTERWPVFPTFDQRTLATLVQDKLADRGERPDAIDERREECARDLLLALDEDVRPPSITTDGARSILQRLSEAAEIDIDHPKHDYLAPHGGRRGMGEVLVRAFGYTVAARYLDNSEEMVRERYSHIEAGELGDVATEALAEIDGSTTVASRVED
- a CDS encoding transposase, which translates into the protein MAPTRESRRSVFRRIARRPHADWPVYGATPLYERSSLDGLESDIRIVSQTWFKHDRHESIENFVCALPLAYFEFHAHDRYAGPTRYEMDTLFRVFLLKELHGWEHETALIEYLECRPALREQLGLESLPNQSTLWRSWHERFTAELRGTVETAARTILVKAQNADVAVPREPERHLPSHGDEEDESDLDEQAVLDEAATVTEHVSHVVFPAFSLDRGEGCEIHENAYWDLQTYLGLRERLAANEGARSFTYESTRERTPLGHSHREHIRDLSIVEIREMYRQAVNRLLSEVVETEEFFRAGIIAIDITEADPFTGDRTGHEDEIIGTKEKTDEYAYQWATVQLVGNAVPIVIDARPVRKGESRLEIVKDLLDSAEEMVHVDNVLMDREFDSQHVLEMLSQRGLSYVVPKRMQTSEKAQAKRLLQRDRDRYETDRKLHLGKNEWHETTLIYRRKENTEHEDHRQYSVFMTNRGSGHLTEYGHRWEIESGYKSIKRFMAATTSKDFGLRFFYFAFACLLYSIWRAVDLLVQAELTGEYEHSPVITADNTLTLLKKETGIG